In Gimesia benthica, a single window of DNA contains:
- the ppdK gene encoding pyruvate, phosphate dikinase, giving the protein MSGQKYVYFFGDGKADGDATLRNTLGGKGANLAEMINIGLPVPAGFTLNTDVCIHYSKTGGEYPEGVDAQVEEALAKVEEAMGAKFGCDTNPLLVSCRSGARESMPGMMDTVLNIGLNDTTVEALAKQSGNEAFAWDSYRRFVQMYGDVVMGMKGEHEDPFEHALEAKREKAGVQYDSELSAEHLKELVAEFKTLIKESTGKDFPTDPKQQIWGAIGAVFSSWDNDRAVVYRRDYGIPHNWGTACNVQAMVYGNLGDDCATGVGLTRNCSTGEPGFCGDYLINAQGEDVVAGIRAPKQIEATLSSDMPEGYKQLEEIGQILEKHYKDVQDIEFTIQRGKVWMLQTRNAKRTGFAAVRIAVDLVNEGLVSKEEAITKRRIPADDLNQLLQPIFDPAEKQKSAQEGNLLTKGINAGPGAASGHICFSAEEAEAIFNRDNSAQLVLVRRETSPEDLRGMRVSKGILTALGGASSHAALVSRQMGKACVVGASELKIDSAAGTITAGDKVLKSGDWISIDGFTGEIFAGKVETKPSEIVEVLISKTMKPEDSEAFQRYQQLMGWVDEIRKLRVRTNADQPDQAAEAIAFGAEGIGLCRTEHMFFHHLAEIREMIAAGDVESRTKAVNKLLPFQREDFTGIFKAMNGLPVTIRLLDPPLHEFLSDRHLEENPTLAEELANELGVTVEFIRRRVEELHELNPMLGHRGCRLGIVYPEITAMQARAIMEAACDVQKEGIKVHPEIMVPLAGFQTEFDNQAKIIREVAEQVLEEKGVKVEYMVGTMVELPRAAICADQIAETAQFFSFGTNDLTQTTLGMSRDDYGTFIGHYRENDIIPADPFQTIDQDGVGRLMQTGVERGRGTRSDLKIGICGEHGGDPASVIFCHELGLDYVSCSPFRVPIARLAAAQAVLDEKA; this is encoded by the coding sequence ATGTCAGGTCAAAAGTATGTGTACTTCTTCGGTGATGGAAAAGCAGATGGCGACGCCACATTGCGCAATACCCTGGGGGGGAAAGGGGCCAACCTGGCAGAAATGATTAACATCGGGCTCCCCGTCCCAGCTGGTTTCACCCTGAATACAGACGTCTGTATTCACTACAGCAAAACCGGAGGCGAATACCCCGAAGGTGTAGACGCACAGGTTGAAGAAGCTCTGGCCAAAGTCGAAGAAGCCATGGGTGCAAAGTTCGGCTGTGACACCAACCCCCTGCTCGTCTCATGCCGTTCCGGTGCCCGGGAATCCATGCCCGGTATGATGGACACCGTTTTGAACATCGGTCTGAACGATACCACCGTCGAAGCACTGGCGAAACAGTCCGGCAACGAAGCGTTCGCGTGGGACAGCTACCGCCGCTTCGTGCAGATGTACGGCGATGTGGTTATGGGTATGAAAGGTGAGCACGAAGATCCGTTCGAACATGCTCTCGAAGCCAAGCGTGAAAAAGCCGGCGTCCAATACGACTCTGAACTGAGTGCTGAACACCTCAAAGAACTGGTCGCTGAATTCAAGACACTGATCAAAGAGAGCACCGGAAAGGACTTCCCGACCGACCCCAAACAGCAGATCTGGGGTGCTATCGGCGCCGTATTCAGTAGCTGGGATAACGACCGTGCTGTCGTTTACCGTCGTGACTACGGGATCCCTCACAACTGGGGAACCGCCTGTAACGTTCAGGCTATGGTTTACGGAAACCTGGGCGACGACTGTGCGACTGGTGTCGGCCTGACCCGTAACTGTTCTACCGGTGAACCTGGTTTCTGTGGCGACTACCTGATCAACGCTCAGGGTGAAGACGTGGTTGCAGGTATTCGTGCTCCCAAACAGATCGAAGCCACTCTGAGCAGCGATATGCCGGAAGGTTATAAGCAGCTCGAAGAAATCGGTCAGATCCTGGAAAAACACTACAAAGACGTGCAGGACATCGAGTTCACAATTCAACGTGGTAAAGTCTGGATGCTGCAGACTCGTAACGCAAAACGAACCGGTTTTGCCGCCGTCCGCATCGCCGTCGATCTGGTAAACGAAGGCCTGGTCAGCAAAGAAGAAGCGATCACCAAACGCCGGATTCCTGCTGACGACCTGAACCAGCTCCTGCAGCCGATCTTTGACCCGGCTGAAAAACAGAAATCCGCCCAGGAAGGCAACCTGCTGACCAAGGGGATCAACGCCGGTCCGGGTGCTGCCAGTGGTCACATCTGCTTCAGTGCTGAAGAAGCCGAAGCCATTTTCAACCGTGACAACTCCGCTCAGCTGGTACTCGTACGTCGCGAAACCAGCCCCGAAGACCTTCGCGGAATGCGAGTTTCAAAGGGGATTCTGACCGCCCTGGGTGGTGCCAGCTCACACGCTGCCCTGGTGAGCCGCCAGATGGGTAAAGCCTGTGTTGTAGGTGCTTCTGAACTGAAGATTGACTCTGCTGCTGGAACCATCACCGCCGGTGACAAAGTTCTCAAGAGCGGCGACTGGATCAGCATCGACGGTTTCACAGGCGAAATCTTTGCCGGTAAAGTGGAAACCAAACCGAGTGAAATCGTGGAAGTGCTGATCTCTAAAACCATGAAACCTGAAGACTCAGAAGCATTTCAGCGATACCAGCAACTGATGGGCTGGGTTGACGAAATCCGCAAGCTGCGTGTTCGTACTAACGCTGACCAGCCCGATCAGGCAGCTGAAGCCATTGCTTTCGGTGCTGAAGGGATTGGTCTGTGCCGAACCGAGCACATGTTCTTCCACCACCTCGCGGAAATCCGCGAAATGATCGCTGCCGGCGATGTGGAATCACGCACCAAAGCTGTTAACAAGCTGCTGCCCTTCCAGCGCGAAGACTTTACCGGCATCTTCAAGGCCATGAATGGTCTGCCGGTAACCATTCGTCTGTTGGATCCGCCGCTGCACGAGTTCCTCTCTGACCGTCACCTGGAAGAAAACCCGACTCTGGCTGAAGAACTGGCCAACGAACTGGGTGTGACTGTCGAATTCATCCGTCGCCGTGTCGAAGAACTGCACGAGCTCAACCCGATGCTGGGTCATCGTGGCTGTCGTCTGGGTATTGTTTATCCGGAAATCACCGCGATGCAGGCCCGGGCCATCATGGAAGCCGCCTGCGACGTGCAGAAGGAAGGCATCAAAGTGCATCCTGAAATCATGGTGCCTCTGGCTGGATTCCAGACTGAATTCGATAACCAGGCCAAGATCATCCGTGAAGTTGCCGAGCAGGTTCTGGAAGAAAAAGGCGTCAAGGTTGAGTACATGGTCGGAACCATGGTTGAGCTGCCGCGTGCTGCCATCTGTGCAGATCAGATCGCAGAAACCGCCCAGTTCTTCAGCTTCGGTACCAACGACCTGACCCAGACCACTCTGGGTATGAGCCGTGACGACTACGGTACCTTCATCGGTCACTACCGTGAAAATGACATCATCCCTGCAGACCCCTTCCAGACCATCGACCAGGATGGTGTAGGACGTCTGATGCAGACCGGTGTCGAACGCGGTCGTGGTACTCGTTCCGACCTCAAGATCGGGATTTGTGGTGAACACGGTGGTGATCCAGCCAGTGTGATCTTCTGCCACGAATTGGGTCTGGATTACGTCAGCTGCTCACCTTTCCGGGTTCCAATCGCCCGTCTGGCAGCAGCCCAGGCCGTACTGGATGAAAAAGCATAA
- a CDS encoding LpxI family protein, giving the protein MMNTLQTSPPDTRRQIGLLAGAGRFPIVFAEQAQQQGYSVCCLGIFGMASDELMDICDTFHWIPLARIGRAIKLFKREEVKRIVMAGKIEKTVLFSPFRIFKLLPDFRTLHMWYRYAREDRKDDTLLLAVIKEFERDDLFFESALDYCPELLVKHGFLTKRRPSHSQWEDIKMGWDIAKQMGQLDIGQSIVVNDKAVIAVEAIEGTDRAIQRAGQLCKRGGFTVVKVAKPQQDRRFDVPTVGIKTLQTMHEAGGRVLAIESNQTIMIDQQEVADLADKLGIAIVSLNEEELSLQLAG; this is encoded by the coding sequence AGGCCGCTTCCCAATCGTCTTTGCGGAACAGGCACAGCAACAGGGTTATTCCGTCTGCTGCCTGGGCATCTTCGGCATGGCCAGTGACGAACTGATGGACATCTGCGATACGTTCCACTGGATTCCCCTGGCACGTATCGGCCGGGCAATCAAGTTGTTCAAACGGGAAGAAGTTAAACGCATCGTGATGGCGGGCAAGATTGAAAAAACGGTCCTGTTCAGCCCGTTTCGAATATTCAAACTGTTACCTGATTTCCGCACGCTGCATATGTGGTATCGTTACGCCAGGGAAGATCGCAAAGACGATACTCTGCTTCTGGCGGTGATCAAAGAATTTGAGCGTGACGATCTATTTTTCGAATCAGCACTGGATTATTGCCCGGAGTTACTTGTGAAACACGGATTTCTGACGAAACGACGTCCCAGCCACTCACAGTGGGAAGATATTAAAATGGGTTGGGATATTGCCAAGCAGATGGGCCAGTTGGACATTGGACAAAGTATCGTCGTGAACGATAAAGCTGTCATCGCAGTTGAAGCGATTGAAGGTACCGATCGTGCGATTCAACGGGCCGGCCAGCTTTGTAAACGAGGTGGCTTTACAGTGGTCAAAGTTGCCAAACCTCAGCAGGATCGTCGATTTGATGTTCCCACGGTGGGTATCAAAACATTGCAGACCATGCACGAAGCAGGTGGACGGGTACTGGCAATTGAAAGCAACCAGACGATCATGATTGATCAACAGGAAGTCGCCGACCTGGCAGACAAGCTGGGGATCGCGATCGTTTCACTCAACGAAGAAGAGCTGTCACTGCAACTGGCCGGCTGA
- the fusA gene encoding elongation factor G, which produces MKNLDKYRNIGISAHIDSGKTTLTERILYYSGRIHKVREVRGGDGGATMDSMDLERERGITIASAATQVQWRDYTVNIIDTPGHVDFTVEVERSLRVLDGAVLVLCSVGGVQSQSLTVDRQMKRYGVPRIAFINKMDRTGADSASVIKQIEEKLHVVPLPLQIPMGEGAQFEGVVDLVTMQAVTYEGEQGEKEVLGEIPEQFKAAAEEARAAMLETLSMFSDDLMVALLEEAEIPVDDIYKVIREATLSHEITPVMMGTAFKNKGVQTLLDAVVRFLPSPLDREISAIDLDAQQKAIKEGAEDTHSDSFRTKLSHSSDKPLVAMAFKIVDETFGQLTYMRIYQGKIEKGQSYVNTRTGNSTRFGRLVRMHADSREDVDVGEAGDIIAAVGMECASGDTFCSDGENYALESIFVPEPVIRLSIEPLDRDGADRLAKAIQRFNREDPTFHVMTDEETNQTIIAGMGQLHLDVYIERIKREYKVECIVGEPRVAYRETPTIPVEYNHKHKKQTGGSGQYAHVVGKIEPMPVENDGETYEFKNAITQGRIPKEYIPAVDKGFQRALVKGPLCECEVVGVSATLSDGSYHDVDSSEMAFNVAAFNCMRDSLKKANMALLEPIMKLEVEVPEEFQGAVTGHIAQKRGVINTSETKMGTSVFIAEVPLASMFDYANELRSMTQGKGGFSMEFSRYAQVPRNIQEEVVARRLKEKEERMATA; this is translated from the coding sequence ATGAAAAATCTGGACAAGTATCGAAACATTGGTATTTCGGCTCACATCGACTCTGGTAAAACCACACTTACCGAACGGATTCTGTACTACTCAGGCCGAATCCACAAAGTGCGTGAAGTGCGAGGTGGTGACGGTGGAGCAACCATGGACAGTATGGACCTGGAGCGTGAGCGTGGGATTACCATCGCTTCTGCCGCCACACAGGTGCAGTGGAGAGACTATACTGTCAACATTATCGATACCCCGGGCCACGTTGACTTTACCGTGGAAGTGGAACGTAGTCTTCGCGTACTGGACGGTGCCGTTCTGGTTCTCTGCTCGGTAGGCGGTGTACAGAGCCAGTCTCTGACCGTTGACCGTCAGATGAAACGTTACGGCGTTCCCCGTATTGCCTTCATCAACAAGATGGACCGTACTGGTGCCGATTCTGCCAGCGTGATCAAGCAGATCGAAGAAAAGTTGCACGTTGTGCCTCTGCCGCTGCAGATTCCCATGGGCGAAGGTGCTCAGTTCGAAGGTGTAGTTGACCTGGTAACCATGCAGGCGGTCACCTACGAAGGCGAACAGGGTGAAAAAGAAGTCCTCGGCGAAATTCCTGAGCAGTTCAAAGCTGCTGCTGAAGAAGCTCGCGCCGCGATGCTGGAAACCCTCTCCATGTTCAGCGACGACCTGATGGTCGCCCTGCTGGAAGAGGCAGAAATTCCCGTTGACGACATTTACAAAGTCATTCGTGAAGCGACTCTGTCTCACGAAATCACCCCCGTCATGATGGGAACAGCTTTCAAAAACAAAGGTGTGCAGACTCTGCTTGACGCCGTGGTTCGCTTCCTGCCCAGCCCGCTCGATCGTGAAATTTCTGCGATTGACCTGGACGCTCAGCAGAAAGCCATCAAAGAAGGTGCAGAAGATACTCACAGCGATTCGTTCCGTACGAAGCTGTCTCACTCTTCTGACAAACCTCTGGTTGCCATGGCTTTCAAGATTGTCGACGAAACCTTCGGTCAGCTGACCTACATGCGAATCTATCAGGGCAAAATTGAAAAAGGTCAGAGCTACGTCAACACCCGAACCGGGAACTCAACCCGCTTTGGCCGGTTGGTACGTATGCACGCTGACAGCCGTGAAGACGTTGATGTAGGTGAAGCTGGTGACATTATCGCAGCTGTAGGTATGGAGTGTGCCTCCGGGGATACGTTCTGTAGCGATGGTGAAAACTACGCTCTGGAAAGTATCTTTGTACCTGAGCCTGTGATTCGTCTCTCGATCGAACCACTCGACCGGGACGGTGCCGATCGTCTGGCTAAAGCGATTCAGCGTTTCAACCGCGAAGACCCCACCTTCCACGTGATGACTGATGAAGAAACCAATCAGACCATCATCGCTGGTATGGGTCAGCTGCACCTCGATGTTTACATCGAACGTATCAAACGTGAATACAAAGTCGAATGTATCGTGGGTGAACCCCGCGTGGCTTACCGTGAAACACCGACTATCCCTGTGGAATACAACCACAAGCACAAAAAGCAGACTGGTGGTTCTGGTCAGTACGCTCACGTCGTTGGTAAAATTGAACCAATGCCCGTGGAAAATGACGGTGAAACCTACGAATTCAAAAATGCGATCACCCAGGGTCGTATTCCTAAAGAATACATCCCGGCTGTGGACAAAGGATTCCAGCGGGCTCTTGTTAAAGGCCCCTTGTGCGAATGTGAAGTTGTGGGTGTTTCCGCCACTCTGTCGGACGGTAGCTACCACGATGTTGACTCTTCAGAAATGGCGTTCAACGTCGCTGCATTCAACTGTATGCGTGACTCTCTGAAGAAAGCAAACATGGCACTGCTCGAGCCGATCATGAAACTCGAAGTGGAAGTTCCTGAAGAGTTCCAGGGTGCTGTCACTGGTCATATCGCTCAGAAACGCGGTGTGATCAATACATCGGAAACCAAAATGGGAACGAGTGTCTTCATCGCTGAAGTCCCGCTGGCAAGCATGTTTGACTATGCCAACGAGCTGCGTTCCATGACCCAGGGTAAAGGTGGATTCAGCATGGAATTCTCACGCTATGCCCAGGTTCCTCGTAACATTCAGGAAGAAGTCGTCGCCCGTCGTCTGAAAGAAAAAGAAGAACGGATGGCAACTGCCTGA
- a CDS encoding dihydrodipicolinate synthase family protein has translation MSPSIERQQLQTVHIVPLTAFDQQDRINVEMQSAHTAKLYEAGMRVYLPGAGTSEFHSLLPEEIVQLVKITREVTGPETLIFAPIGYQVNAAKQLAVDCLEAGATGIMFMPFAHPYMSDRGAEEYYRAVMDAADCPTLFYKKAAIPSDELLLELASDERAVGVKYSVNQMHQFRTTVSADTEGMEWVCGSAERFAPYYMLAGSGGFTSGAGNVCPHLSLAMHAAFLSGDYAEGMRIQQQILPIEDYRARCGDSFNISMLKYAITLTGADFGPPRPPQRTLTSEQEAEIRQLMEPVLAAEAELAQQKSPVS, from the coding sequence ATGAGCCCATCGATTGAGCGTCAACAGCTGCAAACCGTGCATATTGTCCCACTGACCGCTTTCGATCAGCAGGATCGAATCAACGTCGAGATGCAGTCAGCACACACGGCGAAACTGTATGAGGCAGGCATGCGTGTTTATCTTCCCGGGGCAGGGACCAGTGAATTTCACAGTCTGCTGCCAGAGGAAATCGTGCAGCTGGTGAAGATCACTCGCGAAGTTACCGGTCCGGAAACCCTGATTTTTGCACCCATCGGTTACCAGGTAAATGCAGCAAAGCAACTGGCGGTAGACTGTCTGGAAGCAGGGGCCACCGGCATCATGTTCATGCCTTTTGCTCATCCTTATATGAGTGATCGCGGGGCGGAAGAGTATTACCGTGCCGTGATGGACGCTGCCGACTGTCCCACCTTGTTCTACAAGAAAGCAGCGATTCCCAGTGATGAGCTGCTGCTGGAGCTGGCCTCGGACGAGCGGGCCGTGGGGGTCAAGTATTCGGTGAATCAGATGCATCAGTTCCGTACCACGGTCAGCGCCGATACGGAAGGCATGGAATGGGTCTGCGGTTCTGCAGAGCGGTTTGCGCCTTATTACATGCTGGCTGGTTCAGGTGGATTTACCAGCGGGGCTGGGAATGTCTGTCCGCATCTGTCGCTGGCGATGCACGCGGCGTTTCTCTCGGGCGACTATGCCGAGGGAATGCGGATTCAGCAACAGATCCTGCCGATTGAAGATTATCGGGCACGTTGTGGGGACAGCTTCAACATCAGTATGTTGAAGTATGCCATCACTCTGACCGGAGCAGATTTCGGGCCTCCGCGGCCACCTCAGCGGACACTGACCAGCGAACAGGAAGCAGAGATTCGTCAGTTGATGGAGCCGGTTCTGGCTGCGGAAGCTGAATTGGCGCAACAAAAAAGCCCCGTTTCGTAA
- a CDS encoding 6-pyruvoyl trahydropterin synthase family protein, whose protein sequence is MKDSVPRYKVRVTKDHLVFSAAHFITFNGNICERLHGHNWRVAAELTGPLDENGYVFDFIALRDQLQKTVDALDHRVLLPTQHDKIKVREDQNEVEATFEERRWVFPREDCILLPVANTTAELIAHWIGQQLMTVIGSDAASQIESVQIEVEENFGQWAICELPVTRN, encoded by the coding sequence ATGAAGGATAGCGTCCCCCGATACAAAGTTCGCGTCACCAAAGACCACCTCGTCTTCAGTGCGGCACACTTTATCACATTCAACGGCAATATCTGTGAGCGTCTGCACGGTCACAACTGGCGTGTCGCTGCTGAGCTGACCGGGCCTCTTGACGAAAACGGTTATGTTTTCGATTTTATTGCACTCCGTGATCAGTTGCAGAAAACGGTAGACGCGCTCGATCACCGTGTTCTGCTTCCCACGCAGCACGATAAAATTAAAGTCCGGGAAGATCAGAATGAAGTCGAAGCCACGTTCGAAGAACGGCGCTGGGTTTTCCCGCGTGAGGACTGCATCCTGCTGCCGGTTGCCAATACAACGGCTGAATTAATCGCGCACTGGATTGGCCAGCAGCTGATGACTGTGATAGGATCAGACGCCGCAAGCCAGATTGAATCGGTCCAGATTGAAGTAGAAGAAAATTTCGGGCAGTGGGCAATCTGCGAACTCCCTGTCACCCGGAACTGA
- a CDS encoding triphosphoribosyl-dephospho-CoA synthase — MSQNKAQLENWCYLACLLEATAQKPGNVHPGVSFPDLTYVDFLRSARAIAPLLPQSEPGRVAETILNCITATRDVSASNSNLGMVLLLAPLLAVPTEQTISEGIDSVLEGLSVADARLVYEAIRVACPGGLGETETQDISDEPTGTLREAMALAAERDAVAREYASGFQITLQTAVPALQEFWNQSSDWETAVIRLQLQLMADCPDTLIARKCGSAEANEAARRARETLQAEDFESGLQELDHWLRETGNRRNPGTTADLIVAALFVALRDGFIKPPAPATIREKVPPPFQAELSSLIHEG, encoded by the coding sequence ATGAGTCAAAATAAAGCACAACTCGAAAACTGGTGTTATCTGGCCTGCCTGCTCGAAGCGACCGCACAAAAACCGGGGAATGTACATCCTGGCGTCTCGTTTCCCGATCTGACATATGTTGATTTCCTTCGCTCTGCACGGGCGATAGCCCCCCTGCTCCCACAGTCAGAGCCAGGCAGGGTAGCTGAAACCATCTTGAATTGCATCACAGCAACCCGTGATGTCTCTGCCAGCAACTCCAACCTGGGCATGGTCCTGTTACTGGCCCCGCTGCTGGCTGTACCGACCGAGCAGACCATCTCTGAGGGAATTGACTCGGTCCTGGAGGGATTGAGCGTCGCTGACGCGCGACTGGTTTACGAGGCAATCAGAGTGGCTTGTCCGGGTGGTCTGGGAGAGACAGAAACACAGGATATCTCAGACGAGCCAACGGGCACACTGCGCGAAGCCATGGCCCTCGCAGCTGAGCGGGATGCCGTCGCGCGAGAATATGCCAGCGGATTTCAGATCACGCTCCAGACAGCAGTCCCCGCACTGCAGGAATTCTGGAATCAATCCTCAGACTGGGAAACCGCTGTCATTCGTCTGCAGCTCCAGCTGATGGCCGACTGTCCGGATACATTGATCGCCCGTAAATGCGGCAGTGCTGAAGCAAATGAAGCAGCCCGGCGAGCTCGCGAGACCTTACAGGCAGAAGACTTTGAGAGCGGTTTGCAGGAACTTGACCACTGGTTGCGCGAAACGGGAAATCGCAGGAATCCAGGAACGACAGCCGATTTAATCGTCGCGGCTCTGTTTGTTGCCCTGCGGGACGGTTTCATCAAGCCCCCTGCTCCGGCTACAATCAGAGAAAAAGTCCCTCCACCTTTTCAAGCGGAATTGAGCTCGTTAATTCATGAAGGATAG
- a CDS encoding FHA domain-containing protein, translating to MLTHFHFFTYKSRDLDAGCTMIAKLIPLNGGQPILIDKDVTVVGRKSDLCDVQIDKNSISKIHCVIIKTDGLLFVRDLCSTNGTRVNGQKITRGALLPGDELSIASTRFEVELTGKHKKQQEPVEESHRHTEMLTAFNLEVESLDEKPESDGDSEMKLASE from the coding sequence ATGTTAACTCACTTCCATTTCTTCACTTACAAATCTCGAGATCTCGATGCGGGCTGTACCATGATAGCGAAACTGATTCCATTAAATGGTGGTCAGCCGATTCTGATTGATAAAGACGTTACAGTGGTCGGTCGGAAATCGGACCTGTGTGACGTGCAGATTGATAAAAACAGCATCTCTAAGATCCATTGTGTGATTATCAAAACGGACGGTCTGCTATTCGTGCGAGACCTGTGCAGCACGAACGGGACCCGGGTGAACGGTCAGAAAATAACCCGCGGTGCACTGCTGCCCGGAGATGAACTCTCAATCGCTTCGACCCGCTTCGAGGTAGAACTAACCGGGAAGCATAAAAAGCAGCAGGAACCGGTTGAAGAAAGTCATCGCCATACCGAGATGCTGACTGCCTTCAACCTGGAGGTCGAGAGCCTGGATGAGAAACCAGAATCCGATGGTGACAGTGAGATGAAACTGGCCTCAGAATAA
- the trxA gene encoding thioredoxin codes for MSANAPWIIDVTEENFETEVLQKSQQIPIIIDFWAPWCGPCQQLAPMLENVLNEFQGKVQLAKINIDEQQGLAAAFRVQSIPTVVAFLNGQPVDHFQGILPEESLREWVTQLVPSPIDMLLQEGQILEETDPAAAEGKYREAAELDPKNDTIKLRLAAVLVKLSRFDECGQIIEELETRGFLEPEAEQIKSQLELQAAADEAGGVEEARKALEADPDNADLKIALADALAISNKHEEALEICLVIIAEDKAGAGVEAKATMLRIFDLLGPQSALTSAYRRKLATLLY; via the coding sequence ATGTCAGCCAATGCCCCCTGGATCATTGATGTTACCGAAGAGAACTTCGAAACCGAAGTCCTGCAGAAGTCACAACAGATACCGATCATCATCGATTTCTGGGCTCCCTGGTGCGGCCCCTGCCAGCAGCTGGCGCCCATGCTGGAAAACGTGCTCAACGAATTCCAGGGAAAAGTCCAGTTGGCCAAAATCAATATCGACGAACAACAGGGACTCGCGGCGGCATTCCGCGTACAGTCCATTCCAACAGTGGTTGCTTTCCTGAACGGGCAGCCCGTCGACCATTTCCAGGGGATCCTGCCCGAGGAGTCGCTGCGGGAATGGGTAACGCAGCTGGTGCCTTCTCCCATTGATATGTTGCTGCAGGAAGGTCAGATCCTGGAAGAGACCGATCCAGCGGCCGCTGAAGGCAAGTACCGTGAAGCAGCAGAACTCGATCCGAAAAACGATACCATCAAACTGCGACTGGCAGCTGTGCTGGTAAAGCTGTCCCGCTTCGATGAATGTGGCCAGATTATCGAAGAACTGGAAACCCGTGGTTTTCTGGAGCCCGAAGCAGAGCAGATTAAATCGCAGCTCGAACTTCAGGCAGCCGCGGATGAAGCGGGTGGGGTGGAAGAGGCTCGTAAAGCATTGGAGGCAGATCCCGATAATGCAGACCTCAAAATCGCCTTAGCAGACGCCCTGGCGATTTCCAACAAGCATGAAGAAGCCCTGGAAATCTGTCTGGTGATCATCGCGGAAGATAAAGCGGGAGCAGGCGTAGAAGCCAAAGCCACAATGTTGCGAATCTTCGATCTGCTGGGGCCACAGTCAGCCCTGACCAGCGCGTACCGTCGCAAGCTGGCGACTCTGCTCTATTAA